ACTCGTGGATGTCGACGATGCGGCTGCCCGGGAAGATCTTGTCGAATTCGTATCCCTGCAGCTGGTCGTAGCAGGTGCCGCAGCTCACCACCACCGTCTTGATGTCCAGGTAGTTCAGCGTGGTCGCCACGCGGTGGAACAGCACCCGGTTGTCGGTGATGATCTTCTCGGCCTTGTCGTACTGGCCGCTGCCGCGCTGCGGGTAGCCGCAGCACAGGTAGCCCGGCGGCAGCACGGTCTGCACGCCGGCGTGCCACAGCATGGCCTGGGTGGCCAGCCCCACCTGCGAGAACAGGCGCTCGGAGCCGCAGCCGGGGAAGTAGAACACGGCCTCGCTCTCCGCCGTGGTGCCCTTCGGATTGCGGATGATGGGGACGTAGTCCCTGTCCTCGATGTCCAGCAGCGCCCGCGCCGTCTTCTTCGGCAGCCCGCCGGGCAGCTTCTTGTTGACGAAGTGGATCACCTGCTCCTTGATCGGGGCCGGTTCGTGGGTCGAGGGCGGCAGCGCCACCTGCTTGCGGGCGAAGCCGCGCAGCAGGTCGTTGGCCAGGCGCTGGGCCTTGAAGCCGACGCCGACCATGCCGGCGCGCACCAGCTTGATGGTGTCCGGGTTGGTGGCGTTGAGCATGAACATGGCGGCCGCGTTGGCCGGGCGGAAGCTCTTCTGCCCCATCTTGCGCAGCAGGTTGCGCATGTTCATCGACACGTCGCCGAAGTCGATCTTCACCGGGCACGGATTGGCGCACTTGTGGCAGACCGTGCAGTGGTCCGACACGTCCTCGAACTCCTGCCAGTGCTTGATCGACACGCCGCGGCGGGTCTGCTCCTCGTACAGGAAGGCCTCCACCAGCAGCGAGGTCGCCAGGATCTTGTTGCGGGGGCTGTACAGCAGGTTGGCGCGCGGCACGTGGGTGGCGCACACCGGCTTGCACTTGCCGCAGCGCAGGCAGTCCTTGATGGAATCGGAGATCGCGCCGATGTCCGACTGCTGCATGATCAGCGACTCGTGCCCCATCAGTCCGAAGCTGGGCGTGTAGGCATTGGTCAGGTCGGAATAGACCGAGGTCTCGCCCTGCTGGGTGGACGGGCGCAGCAGCTTGCCCTTGTTGAAGCGCCCTTCGGGATCGACCTTGGCCTTGTAGTCGGCAAAGGGACCCAGCTCCTCGTCGGTCAGGAACTCCAGCTTGGTGATGCCGATGCCGTGCTCGCCCGAGATCACACCGCCCAGTGAGCGCGCCAGCGCCATGATGCGCTTCACCGCCGCGTGCGCCGCCTGCAGCATCTCGTAGTCGTCGCTGTTGACCGGGATGTTGGTGTGCACGTTGCCGTCGCCGGCGTGCATGTGCAGTGCCACCCAGACCCGGCCCTTGAGCACGCGCTTGTGGATCGCCTCCACCTCGTCGAGCAGCGGCCGGAACGGCTGGCCCGAGAAGACCTGCTGCAAGGGCGCCCGGATCTGGGTCTTCCAGCTGGCGCGCAGGCTGTGGTCCTGCAGTTGCGGAAACAGGGGCTCGATCTGGTCCAGCCAGCCCTGCCACTGCGCACGCACTTCGCCGATCAGGGCCAGCGCCTGTGCGACCCGGTCTTCCAGCAACTCCGCCGACGGGATCTCGTGCGCGTCGTCCAGCTTGCCCAGCGGCAGGCTGCCGCGCCGGAAGAAGCCCTCCAGCTCGTCGGCCAGGCGGATCTTGTTGCGCAGCGACAGCTCGATGTTGATGCGCTCGATGCCGTCGGTGTACTGCGCCATCCGCGGCAGCGGGATCACCACGTCCTCGTTGATCTTGAAGGCGTTGGTGTGGCGGCTGATGGCGGCGGTGCGCTTGCGGTCCAGCCAGAATTTCTTGCGCGCCTCCGGGCTGATCGCCACGAAGCCCTCGCCGCTGCGCGAGTTGGCGATGCGAACCACCTCGGAGGTGGCGCGCGCCACCGCGTCCGGATCGTCGCCCACGATGTCGCCCACCAGCACCATCTTGGGCAGGCTGCCGCGTTTGGACTTGGTGGTGTAGCCCACCGCGCGCAGGTAGCGGTCGTCCAGGTGCTCCAGCCCGGCCAGCAGGACGCCGCTGCGGTCCTTCTCGGCGAACATGAAGTCCTTGATCTCGACGATGCTGGGCACCGCATCCCGGGCGTTGCCGAAGAACTCCAGGCAGACGGTGCGGGTATGGGCCGGCATCCGGTGCACCACCCAGCGCGCGCTGGTGATCAGGCCGTCGCAGCCTTCCTTCTGGATGCCCGGCAGGCCGGAGAGGAACTTGTCGGTGACGTCCTTGCCCAGCCCTTCCTTGCGGAACGCGGCGCCGGGCACGGCCAGCGTCTCGTGGCGCAGCGGCGTCTTGCCATCGGCGGCGAACCAGCGCAGCTCGAAGGTGGCGACCGCCGCGTCGTGGATCTTGCCCAGGTTGTGGTCCAGCCGCGTGACTTCCAGCCACTCGGCCTGCGGCGTGACCATGCGCCACGACACCAGGTTGTCCAGCGCCGTGCCCCACAGCACCGCCTTCTTGCCGCCGGCGTTCATGGCGACGTTGCCGCCGATGCAGGAAGCCTCGGCCGAGGTCGGGTCCACCGCGAACACGAATCCGGCGCGCTCGGCGGCGTCGGCCACCCGCTGGGTGACCACGCCGGCCTCGGTCCACACCGTGGGCACCGGCTGCGCATGGCCGGGGATCATGACCGGCTCGACCTCGCTCATGGCCTCGAGCTTCTCGGTGTTGATCACCGCGCTTTTCCAGGTCAGCGGCACGGCGCCGCCGGTGTAGCCGGTGCCGCCCCCGCGCGGGATGATGGTCAGGTCCAGCTCGATGCAGGCCTTGACCAGGCCGGCCATCTCGGCCTCGGTGTCGGGCGTGAGCACCACGAACGGGTACTCGACGCGCCAGTCGGTCGCGTCGGTGACGTGCGACACGCGCGACAGGCCATCGAACCGGATGTTGTCGCGCGCGGTGTGCCGCCTGAGCTTGCGCTGCACCTGGCGGCGCAGGTCGGCGGTCTCGCGGAAGCCCTCGTCGAATGCGCGCACGGCCCGGCGCGCGGCATCCAGCAGCTCGCCCACCAGGGCGTCGCGGCCGGCGTCGTCGGCCGGCGTGCGGCGCTTGGCGACCTCGGCCAGCCGGTGCTCCAGCGCCTCCACCAGCAGGCGCCGCCGCCGGGGGTTGTCCAGCAGGTCGTCCTGCAGGTAGGGATTGCGCTGCACCACCCAGATGTCGCCCAGCACTTCGTAGAGCATGCGGGCCGAGCGGCCGGTGTGGCGCTCGTCGCGCAGCCGCTGCAGCAGCTCCCAGGCGCGCGATCCGAGCAGGCGGATGACGATCTCGCGGTCGGAGAACGAGGTGTAGTTGTAGGGGATCTCGCGCAGGCGCGGCGCTTCGCCGGAGGTGGCCGCCAGCAGCTGGTCGAGCTTGGTGGGTGCGTTCATCGTTGCGGGTCGTGCCCCGCGGCCAGCGGGGAGCAGGTCAGCCGGAACGATTGGAAGGCGGCTGAGGGCGGATGTTACCGCAGCGCAACAAGACCTTCGAGCCCGGCGGCCATGCCGCAGCTCGCTGCGCTCATGGAAAGTCCGGTACGCACCCCCCGCCCGAGCGGCTCTAATCTCTTGTCACAATTCGGCTGTAGAGTCACGCGCTCGTGACCAATTCCTCAGGAGTCCGCATGAAAAAACTGAAGCTTTGCGCCGTGGCCCTGGCCGCTGCCGTCACCCTGCCTGCCGCAGCGCAGACCGAGATCCAGTGGTGGCATTCGATGGGCGGTGCCCTCGGCGAGTGGGTCAACGACCTGGCCAAGGAATTCAACGACAGCCAAAAGGACTACCGAGTCGTGCCCACTTTCAAGGGCAGCTACTCGGAGTCCATGACCGCCGGCATCGCCGCCTACCGCGCCGGCAACGCCCCGCACATGATCCAGGTGTTCGAGGTCGGCACCGCCACCATGATGAACGCCAAGGGCGCCATCGTGCCGGTGGCCCAGGTGATGAACCAGGCCGGCCTGAAGTTCGACCCGAGCATCTACGTGCCGGCCGTGGCGGGCTACTACACCGCCCCCAACGGGCAGATGCTCAGCTACCCGTTCAACAGCTCGACGCCGGTGTTCCACTACAACAAGGACGCCTTCAAGGCGGCCGGCCTCGACCCCGAGAACCCGCCCAAGACCTGGCCCGAGGTGGCGCTGGCCGCCGCCAAGCTCAAGGCCAGCGGCCACAAGTGCCCGTTCACCACCAGCTGGATCAGCTGGACGCAGCTGGAGAGTTTCTCGGCCTGGCACAACGTGCTGTACGCGACCAAGAACAACGGCTTCGGCGGCCTCGACGCGCGGCTGGCGTTCAACAGCCCGCTGCACGTGCGCCACATCGAGAACCTGGCCAACATGGCCAAGAGCGGCCTGTTCGTCTACAAGGGCCGCGACAACAAGGCCGACGCCACCTTCGTGTCGGGCGAGTGCGCGATGGCCACCGGCTCCTCGGCGATGGCCGGCAGCGTCAAGCGCAACAGCAAGTTCGCCTACGGCATCGGCACCCTGCCCTACTACCCCGACGTGCCCGGCGCGCCGCAGAACACCGTGATTGGCGGCGCGAGCCTGTGGGTGATGGCCGGCAAGAAACCCGCCGAGTACAAGGGCGTGGCCCAGTTCCTGAACTACCTGTCCAAGCCCGAAGTGGCGGCCAAGAGCCACCAGCGCACCGGCTACCTGCCGGTCACCAAGGCCTCGTTCGAGCTGACCGACAAGTCCGGCTTCTACAAGCAGAACCCGGGCTACGACGTGTCGGTCAACCAGATGATCCGCAAGACCACCGACAAGTCGCGCGGCGTGCGCCTGGGCAACTTCGTGCAGATCCGCACCATCATCGACGAGGAACTCGAAGGCGTGTGGCAGGGCAGCAAGCAGCCCAAGGAAGCCCTGGACAACGCGGTGCGCCGCGGCAACGAGCAACTGGAGCGCTTCCAGAAAGCGAACAAGGCCTGAGGCCTTGCTCGCATTCCGTCGCGCTCCGCTGCTCGCGGTGAATTGACGGCACCCCTCCACCCTTCCCCGCCCAAGCGGGGAAGGGTGATCGCAGGCCGATCAGGGGGAGCGCCCAGGTTGGCCGGAAACCACTGCCAGGGACCGTGACCCGAAGCCCCGCGTAGCGGGGTTTTTTCATGCGCACCGCCATCTTCGGGCGGCGCGGAGCGACCCCAACCTCAACCGTTCAACGACAATACCGCCCCATGGAGAAGAGGGTCCTGTTCAAGTCGGCGTGGCTGCCGTGGGTGCTGATCGCACCCCAGATGGCCATCATCCTGGTGTTCTTCTTCTGGCCGGCCGGCCAGGCCCTCTACCAGAGCGTGCTGCAGGAAGACGCCTTCGGCTCGCACAGCGAGTTCGTCGGCATGGCCAACTTCCAGCGCCTGTTCGACGACCCGGGCTACCTCGACTCCTTCCGCACCACCGCCCTCTTCTCCGTGCTGGTGGCGGTGGGCGGGCTGGCCGTCTCGCTGCTGCTGGCCGTGATGGCCAACCGGGTCGTGCGCGCCTCCGGCATCTACAAGACCCTGCTGATCTGGCCCTACGCGGTGGCCCCCGTGGTGGCTGGCGTGATGTGGCTGATGATGTTCTCCTCGCCCTACGGCACCATCCGCTACGCGCTGATCGAGCTGGGCTTCGACTGGAACCACCTGCTCAACGGCCGGCACGCGATGGCGCTGATCGTGATGGCGGCGATTTGGAAGCACATCTCCTACAACTTCCTGTTCTTCCTGGCCGGGCTGCAGTCGATCCCGCAGTCGCTGATCGAGGCCGCCACCATCGACGGCGCCAGCCCCTGGAAGCGCTTCTGGAGCATCGTGTTCCCGCTGCTGTCGCCCACCACGTTCTTCCTGCTGGTGATCAACGTCGTGTATGCGTTCTTCGAGACGTTCGCCATCGTCGATGCCGCCACCAGCGGCGGCCCCGGCAAGGACACCTCGATCCTGGTCTACAAGGTCTACTACGACGGCTTCAAGGCGATGGACATCAACGGCTCAGCCGCGCAGTCCGTCGTGCTGATGGCCATCGTCATCGCGCTGACGGTGATCCAGTTCCGCTTCGTCGAGAAGAAGGTGCACTACTGAAATGATCGAGCGCCGCCCCGTCCTCGACTTCGTCGCCCATGCCATCCTGATCATCGGGGTGGTGGTGATCGGCTTTCCGATCTACATGACCTTCATCGGCTCGACCCAGACCGCCGAGCAGATCTCCAGCAGCAACCCGATCTCGCTGCTGCCCGGCAGCAACTTCTGGGAGAGCTACCGCTTCGCCCTGTTCGGCGGCAAGACCGAAGCCGGCGCCACCGTGGCGCCGGCGCTGCCGATGATGGGCATCAGCCTGGCCAGCGCGCTGATCATCGCCGTCGGCAAGATCGCGATCTCCCTCCTGTCGGCCTTCGCCATCGTCTACTTCCGCTTCCCGGCCAAGGGACTCGTGTTCTGGATGGTGTTCGTCACGCTGATGCTGCCGGTGGAGGTGCGCATCGGCCCGACCTACGAGGTGATCTCCGACCTGCGCATGCTCAACTCGATGGCGGGCCTGACGGTGCCGCTGATCGCCTCGGCCACCGCCACCTTCCTGTTCCGGCAGTTCTTCCTGACCGTCCCCGACGAACTGGTGGAAGCCGCCCGCATGGACGGCGCCGGGCCGATGCGCTTCTTCAAGGACGTGCTGCTGCCGCTGTCCAAGACCTCGATGGCGGCGCTGTTCGTGATCCAGTTCATCTACGGCTGGAACCAGTACCTGTGGCCGCTGCTGGTGACCACCGACGAACGGATGTACCCCATCGTCATGGGCATCAAGCGCCTGATCTCCGGCGAGGTCTACATCGAGTGGAACGTGGTGATGGCCACCGCCATCCTGGCCATGCTGCCGCCGGCGCTGGTGGTGATCCTGATGCAGAAGTGGTTCGTCAAGGGCCTGGTGGATACAGAAAAGTAAATGACCTTGCGTGACGGACCAAGAAAGTCGCGCAGCGACTTTTTGCTCTGTCACCAACTGACTAGCAGCGTGGCACTGGCCCGGTACTTGAAATTCTTATGGCATCCCTCTCCCTGAACAACGTCGTCAAGCAATACGGCAAGGGCAAGCACGCCCTGCAGGTGATCCATGGCGTCAGCGCCGAGATCGAGAAAGGCGAGTTCATCGTCATCGTCGGTCCCTCGGGCTGCGGCAAGTCCACGCTGCTGCGCATGGTGGCCGGGCTGGAGGAGATCTCCGGCGGCGAGATCCGCATCGGCGACCGGGTGGTCAACCGGCTGGAGCCGGCCGAGCGCGACATCGCCATGGTGTTCCAGAACTACGCGCTGTACCCGCACATGAGCGTGTTCGAGAACATGGCCTACGGCCTGAAGATCCGCAAGATGCCGCCGGCGGAGATCAAGGCGCGGGTGGACAAGGCCGCCGGCATCCTGGAGCTGGCCCACCTGCTGGACCGCAAGCCGCGCCAGCTCTCCGGCGGCCAGCGCCAGCGCGTGGCCATGGGCCGCGCCATCGTGCGCCAGCCGCAGGTGTTCCTGTTCGACGAGCCGCTGTCGAACCTGGACGCCAAGCTGCGCGCGCAGACCCGGCTGGAGATCCAGAAGCTGCACCGCGAACTGGGCATCACCTCGCTGTTCGTCACCCACGACCAGGTCGAGGCCATGACGCTGGCGCAGCGCATGATCGTGATGAACGCCGGCGTGATGGAGCAGTTCGGCACGCCGGAAGAGGTCTACCACCGCCCGGCCTCCACCTTCGTGGCCAGCTTCATCGGCTCGCCGCCCATGAACCTGCTCAAGGACGTCCCCGGCAGCCGCGGCGGCACGGTGCTGGGCATCCGGCCCGAACACCTGGACATCGGCAGCGATGGCTGGGAAGTGCGGGTCGAGACGGTGGAGCTGCTGGGCGCCGAGCGCCTGGTCTATGGGCGCATCGGCGGCGAGGCGGTGATCGTCCGCACCGATGAGTCCCAACCGGCCCCGGCCGCCGAGTCGATCATCCGGGTGCGCCCGCGCGAGGACCGGCTGCACTGGTTCGACGCCGGCTCGGGCAAGCGGGTGGCGGCATGAAGCACTGGCCTTACCCGCGCTGGGTCGCGCATCGCGGCGCCGGCAAGCTGGCGCCCGAGAACACGCTGGCGGCATTCCGCCTCGGCGCCGAGCACGGCTATCGCATGTTCGAGTGCGACGCCAAGCTGTCGGCCGACGGCGTGGTGTTCCTGATGCACGACGCCGAGCTGGACCGCACCACCAACGGCACGGGCATCGGCGGCGACAGGCCCTGGGGCGAGCTGGCGCGGCTGGATGCGGGCAGCTGGCATTCGCGCGCCTGGGCCGGCGAGCCGCTGCCCACGCTGGAGAACCTGGCGCGCTTGTGCCTCGGCAACGGCTACCACCTGAACATCGAGATCAAGCCGACCGACGTCGCGATCGCGCAGCGCACCGGCGAAGTGGTCGCGCGCGAGGCGGCCCGGCTGTGGACCGGTGCCGCCGTGCCGCCACTGCTGACCTCGTTCCGGCCGGAGTCGCTGGCCGGCGCGAAGGCGGTGGCGCCGCAGCTGCCGCGCGGCCTGCTGCTGGACAGCCTGTGGCAAGGCTGGCTGGAGATGGCGCTGCAGCTCGACTGCGTGGCACTGGTGTGCAGCCACGCGCTGTGGGACGCAGCCACCGTGGCGCAGGCGAAAAGCGCAGGGTTGCGCTGCCTGAGCTACACGGTGAACGACGAGTGGGCCGCCCAGCGCCTGTGGGACCTGGGCACCGACGCGATCATCACCGACCGCGTGGACCTCTTCGCGCCGGTCTGAGCACCGCCCCGGAGAGCCCGGGGACCTGGCGCCTCCTGGGCGCGCCCTTACTTCAGATCGCCCGCCAGCGACGCCAGCGCCTCGGCCGGGATGTTCATGTGGGCCGGGTAGTTGCGGTGGTCGCAGCCCAGCTTGACGGCGGCGCCGGCCTTCACGGCAGCGCGCATGGGCGGATCCAGTTCGAACCGCAGGAAGTGCACCGACGAGGTCTTCTCGTCGTTCTCGCGCTCCAGGTCCTCGTCGGCGATGGCATACACCCGGGCGTGGCCTTCGACCTCGACGAACATGCGGTCCTCCACCCCGATCAGGCGGGCCAGTTCGCGCCGGCGCTCGCTCTCGTCGGGATACTCGATCATCAGCGTGGCCTTCCAGTTGCCGCCGTCCGGCACCAGCGGCGCATAGGCCTCGATCTCGGACTGGATGCCCTCTTCCTCGAAGATCTTCTCGATGCGCAGCATCTCCTGGATCTGGTAGCGCATCGACAGCTCGCTTTCGAACTGCACGGTCATGTGCTCGCCGAGCTGCACGCTGCGCTGCTTGCGATGCGCGATGACGTCCCCCTTGTGGGCCTTGCGCCACTTGGCGTAGGCCTCCAGCGACATCAGGTTGTCGGGGGTGATCTTGCCGGTCGTTTGCATGGGGGTCACAGTCCGTAGGCCTTGCGCACCAGGCTCAGCGGGTGCTCCAGTTTCGGCGTGCCGAGCTGGTTGACCTCGAAGCCCTGCGCGATGTGGTGGCCGCCCAGCGGGCAGTCGGAGCTGATGTAGTCGGGCGCGCCGCCCGCCGGGTGCTCGGCCATCCGGCGGAACAGCGGCTTGCCGATCTTCATGGCCATGGCGTGGTACTGCTTCTTGACGCCGTAGGTGCCGGCATGGCCCGAGCAGCGCTCGTGCGTGGCGACCTCGGTGCCGGGCACCAGCTTGAGCACTTCCTCGGTGCGCTTGCCGATGTTCTGCACGCGGCCATGGCAGGGCGTGTGGTAGCTCACCTTGCCCAGCGGCTGGCTGAAATCGGTCTTGAGCAGCCCGTCGCGCCGGCGCGCCGACAGGTACTCGAAGGGGTCCCACATCGCTTCCTTGACGGCCTGCACGTCGGCATCGTCCGGATACATCAGCGGCAGCTCCTGCTTGTACATCAGCGTGCAGCTCGGCACCGCCGACAGGATGGCCCAGCCCTCGCGCGCATAGCGGGCCAGCACCGGGATGTTGGCCTGCTTGAGCTTGTCCACCCCCTCCAGGTCGCCCAGCTCGAGCTTGGGCATGCCGCAGCACTTTTCCTTGTCGACCAGCCGGTACGGGATCTCGTTGTGGGCCAGCACCTTGAGCAGGTCATGGCCGATGCCCGGCTCGTTGTAGTTGACGTAGCAGGTGGCGTAGATGGCCACCTTGCCCGGTGTCTTGGCGCCGTCCCGGACCGCGAACTCCTGCGACTTCGGCGCGCCGGAGCGGAACTTGCGCGTGGCCAGGTCGGGCAACCAGGCGTCGCGGTCCACGTTCAGCACCCTCTCCATGACGGCCCGCGCCGGCCTGGTGTGGTTCAGTGCGTTGGCCGCCTGCACCACGATCGGGATGCCGGCGAAACTGCCGTGCGTGTCGGTGGAGGCCAGGAAGCGCTCGCTGGCCGGAATGCCCTTCCTGAACTTGATCGCCTTGGCCCGCAGCATGGTGTGCGGGAAGTCCACGTTCCACTCGTGCGGCGGCACGTAGGGGCACTTGGTCATGTAGCACAGGTCGCACAGGTAGCACTGGTCCACGACCTTCCAGTAGTCGGACTTGTCGACGCCGTCCAACTCGCCGGTCTTGCCTTCGTCGACCAGGTCGAACAGCGTCGGGAACGCGCCGCACAGGCTGACGCAGCGCCGGCAGCCGTGGCAGATGTCGAAGATGCGTTCCAGCTCCTTGAACGCCGCCCCCTCGTCGTAGAAGGCGGGGTTGCGCCAGTCGATGGGGTGACGGGTGGGAGCTTCGAGGCTGCCTTCGCGCGGGAGCATGTCGGGGTCTTCTTCTCGTCCGGGTTCGGGTGAGGCGTGCGCGGCGCACCCCTCACCCCAACCCCCTCCCCGCGGGGAGGGAGCCGGCAGCACGGCTCAGTCGACCAGCTCGTTCAGCGCCCTGGTGTAGCGGTTGGCGTGCGAGCGCTCGGCCTTGGCCAGCGTCTCGAACCAGTCGGCCACTTCGTCGAAGCCCTCGTCGCGCGCCGTCTTGGCCATGCCCGGGTACATGTCGGTGTACTCGTGCGTCTCGCCGGCCACGGCGGCCTTGAGGTTGTCGCGGGTGCCGCCGATCGGCAGGCCGGTTGCGGGGTCGCCGCACTGCTCCAGCCACTCCAAATGGCCGTGCGCGTGGCCGGTCTCACCCTCGGCGGTCGAGCGAAACAGCGCTGCCACGTCGTTCTGGCCTTCCACGTCGGCCTTGTTGGCGAAATAGAGGTAGCGGCGGTTGGCCTGCGATTCGCCGGCGAAGGCAGCCTTGAGGTTTTCTTCCGTCTTGGAACCCTTGAGGGTGGCCATGGCAGTCTCCTTGAGTGGGTGGATCGGTTGAGCGGAACGCCTCGGGCCGGGGCCCAGGGACGAGAAGACTGTAGCGCCGCACCCCTGCGGGGTCTATTGGCGGCGTCAATCCGCAGCATTGAAGATGGCTAAGAACACCATAGGCTGCATCCATGGGCTGCTTCGTGGCCGCGCTGCCTCGCGACGCATTACGGTAAAGTAAACGCGTTACGCATTGTTGAATCCAGGAGATCCCATGGCCGCCGCCCCCCACACTGCCGCGCTGCCGGCGCCCGCGCCCATCCAGCAGCTGCACCACTACGCCTACCGCGCGCGCGACGCCGAGGAAACGCGCCGCTTCTACGAGGACATCCTGGGCCTGCCGCTCTACCACATCATCCAGAGCGACTACGTGCCCAGCACCGGCGAGTACTGCCCCTACACCCACTTCTTCTTCCGCCTGCAGGACGGCTCGTTCATCGCGTTCTTCGACCTCGGCGACGACCAGGCCTGCGAACCGTCGCCCAACACGCCCAAGTGGGTCAACCACATCTCGTTCCGGGTCGACTCGATCCAGGCGCTGGAGGACATGAAGGCGCGGCTGCAGGCGCATGGCGTGGATGTGCTGGGCGTGACCGACCACCACATCTTCCACAGCATCTACTTCTTCGACCCCAACGGCATCCGGCTGGAGCTCACGGCCCAGCTTGCCGACGAGTTCCAGATGCTGCAGGAGAGCAGGACCGCCCATGCGCGGCTGAACGAATGGACGGCCCGCAAGGAGCAGTGGCGCAAGGACCGCGCCCAAGGCAAGGCCGACCAGCCGCTCAAGCCGCAGCGCAACGAC
The sequence above is a segment of the Ramlibacter tataouinensis genome. Coding sequences within it:
- a CDS encoding FAD/FMN-binding oxidoreductase encodes the protein MNAPTKLDQLLAATSGEAPRLREIPYNYTSFSDREIVIRLLGSRAWELLQRLRDERHTGRSARMLYEVLGDIWVVQRNPYLQDDLLDNPRRRRLLVEALEHRLAEVAKRRTPADDAGRDALVGELLDAARRAVRAFDEGFRETADLRRQVQRKLRRHTARDNIRFDGLSRVSHVTDATDWRVEYPFVVLTPDTEAEMAGLVKACIELDLTIIPRGGGTGYTGGAVPLTWKSAVINTEKLEAMSEVEPVMIPGHAQPVPTVWTEAGVVTQRVADAAERAGFVFAVDPTSAEASCIGGNVAMNAGGKKAVLWGTALDNLVSWRMVTPQAEWLEVTRLDHNLGKIHDAAVATFELRWFAADGKTPLRHETLAVPGAAFRKEGLGKDVTDKFLSGLPGIQKEGCDGLITSARWVVHRMPAHTRTVCLEFFGNARDAVPSIVEIKDFMFAEKDRSGVLLAGLEHLDDRYLRAVGYTTKSKRGSLPKMVLVGDIVGDDPDAVARATSEVVRIANSRSGEGFVAISPEARKKFWLDRKRTAAISRHTNAFKINEDVVIPLPRMAQYTDGIERINIELSLRNKIRLADELEGFFRRGSLPLGKLDDAHEIPSAELLEDRVAQALALIGEVRAQWQGWLDQIEPLFPQLQDHSLRASWKTQIRAPLQQVFSGQPFRPLLDEVEAIHKRVLKGRVWVALHMHAGDGNVHTNIPVNSDDYEMLQAAHAAVKRIMALARSLGGVISGEHGIGITKLEFLTDEELGPFADYKAKVDPEGRFNKGKLLRPSTQQGETSVYSDLTNAYTPSFGLMGHESLIMQQSDIGAISDSIKDCLRCGKCKPVCATHVPRANLLYSPRNKILATSLLVEAFLYEEQTRRGVSIKHWQEFEDVSDHCTVCHKCANPCPVKIDFGDVSMNMRNLLRKMGQKSFRPANAAAMFMLNATNPDTIKLVRAGMVGVGFKAQRLANDLLRGFARKQVALPPSTHEPAPIKEQVIHFVNKKLPGGLPKKTARALLDIEDRDYVPIIRNPKGTTAESEAVFYFPGCGSERLFSQVGLATQAMLWHAGVQTVLPPGYLCCGYPQRGSGQYDKAEKIITDNRVLFHRVATTLNYLDIKTVVVSCGTCYDQLQGYEFDKIFPGSRIVDIHEYLLEKGITLPGGGGYLYHDPCHTPMKQQEPMKTVKALLGDNVRKTERCCGESGTFGITRPDIATQVRFRKEEQLRMDEAALRASGAVGPQDNIKVLTSCPSCLQGLNRYGHDLQNGLLEADYIVIEMARQILGEDWLPGYVQAANAGGIERVLV
- the ugpB gene encoding sn-glycerol-3-phosphate ABC transporter substrate-binding protein UgpB, with the protein product MKKLKLCAVALAAAVTLPAAAQTEIQWWHSMGGALGEWVNDLAKEFNDSQKDYRVVPTFKGSYSESMTAGIAAYRAGNAPHMIQVFEVGTATMMNAKGAIVPVAQVMNQAGLKFDPSIYVPAVAGYYTAPNGQMLSYPFNSSTPVFHYNKDAFKAAGLDPENPPKTWPEVALAAAKLKASGHKCPFTTSWISWTQLESFSAWHNVLYATKNNGFGGLDARLAFNSPLHVRHIENLANMAKSGLFVYKGRDNKADATFVSGECAMATGSSAMAGSVKRNSKFAYGIGTLPYYPDVPGAPQNTVIGGASLWVMAGKKPAEYKGVAQFLNYLSKPEVAAKSHQRTGYLPVTKASFELTDKSGFYKQNPGYDVSVNQMIRKTTDKSRGVRLGNFVQIRTIIDEELEGVWQGSKQPKEALDNAVRRGNEQLERFQKANKA
- the ugpA gene encoding sn-glycerol-3-phosphate ABC transporter permease UgpA yields the protein MEKRVLFKSAWLPWVLIAPQMAIILVFFFWPAGQALYQSVLQEDAFGSHSEFVGMANFQRLFDDPGYLDSFRTTALFSVLVAVGGLAVSLLLAVMANRVVRASGIYKTLLIWPYAVAPVVAGVMWLMMFSSPYGTIRYALIELGFDWNHLLNGRHAMALIVMAAIWKHISYNFLFFLAGLQSIPQSLIEAATIDGASPWKRFWSIVFPLLSPTTFFLLVINVVYAFFETFAIVDAATSGGPGKDTSILVYKVYYDGFKAMDINGSAAQSVVLMAIVIALTVIQFRFVEKKVHY
- the ugpE gene encoding sn-glycerol-3-phosphate ABC transporter permease UgpE, producing the protein MIERRPVLDFVAHAILIIGVVVIGFPIYMTFIGSTQTAEQISSSNPISLLPGSNFWESYRFALFGGKTEAGATVAPALPMMGISLASALIIAVGKIAISLLSAFAIVYFRFPAKGLVFWMVFVTLMLPVEVRIGPTYEVISDLRMLNSMAGLTVPLIASATATFLFRQFFLTVPDELVEAARMDGAGPMRFFKDVLLPLSKTSMAALFVIQFIYGWNQYLWPLLVTTDERMYPIVMGIKRLISGEVYIEWNVVMATAILAMLPPALVVILMQKWFVKGLVDTEK
- a CDS encoding sn-glycerol-3-phosphate import ATP-binding protein UgpC produces the protein MASLSLNNVVKQYGKGKHALQVIHGVSAEIEKGEFIVIVGPSGCGKSTLLRMVAGLEEISGGEIRIGDRVVNRLEPAERDIAMVFQNYALYPHMSVFENMAYGLKIRKMPPAEIKARVDKAAGILELAHLLDRKPRQLSGGQRQRVAMGRAIVRQPQVFLFDEPLSNLDAKLRAQTRLEIQKLHRELGITSLFVTHDQVEAMTLAQRMIVMNAGVMEQFGTPEEVYHRPASTFVASFIGSPPMNLLKDVPGSRGGTVLGIRPEHLDIGSDGWEVRVETVELLGAERLVYGRIGGEAVIVRTDESQPAPAAESIIRVRPREDRLHWFDAGSGKRVAA
- the ugpQ gene encoding glycerophosphodiester phosphodiesterase, encoding MKHWPYPRWVAHRGAGKLAPENTLAAFRLGAEHGYRMFECDAKLSADGVVFLMHDAELDRTTNGTGIGGDRPWGELARLDAGSWHSRAWAGEPLPTLENLARLCLGNGYHLNIEIKPTDVAIAQRTGEVVAREAARLWTGAAVPPLLTSFRPESLAGAKAVAPQLPRGLLLDSLWQGWLEMALQLDCVALVCSHALWDAATVAQAKSAGLRCLSYTVNDEWAAQRLWDLGTDAIITDRVDLFAPV
- a CDS encoding DUF3501 family protein, which gives rise to MQTTGKITPDNLMSLEAYAKWRKAHKGDVIAHRKQRSVQLGEHMTVQFESELSMRYQIQEMLRIEKIFEEEGIQSEIEAYAPLVPDGGNWKATLMIEYPDESERRRELARLIGVEDRMFVEVEGHARVYAIADEDLERENDEKTSSVHFLRFELDPPMRAAVKAGAAVKLGCDHRNYPAHMNIPAEALASLAGDLK